One Treponema pectinovorum DNA segment encodes these proteins:
- a CDS encoding aminotransferase class I/II-fold pyridoxal phosphate-dependent enzyme — translation MLNPLAQELNETLKGTTPGELLSDLGKRIFFPRGIISQGGEAKKAGKVANATLGTTIIKGKPAILEAVHKYAPELTSGELVGYAPTAGIPNLRECWKEAMFRKNPGLRGKNISNPIVVPGLTAGISCLADLFIDEDKPLLTAEPCWDNYGLIVETRRNSTLHQFNLFDEGAFDLFSLKNAVEKEAETGFVRILLNFPQNPSGYSPTNAEAAQIVKIIRDIAENGARVLVISDDAYFGLNYEHDIYPQSLFAEFANLHENILAVKIDGPTKEDFVWGFRVGFLTFGGKSLNEEHYDAIEKKVMGLIRSSVSCSSTPSQSIALKAFTDPNIETQKSNYRKLLENRYLAVKKFLQTHKSKNLEPLPFNSGYFMSFRTRVDAEELRKKLLAEKQIGTISLDIQTLRVAFSSLDEDMIDTVYSAIFECADQM, via the coding sequence ATGTTGAACCCATTAGCACAAGAATTGAATGAAACTCTAAAAGGCACAACTCCAGGCGAGTTGCTTTCAGACTTAGGAAAGAGGATTTTCTTCCCAAGAGGCATTATTTCTCAAGGTGGAGAAGCAAAAAAAGCAGGTAAAGTTGCAAACGCTACCTTAGGAACCACAATCATAAAAGGCAAGCCCGCAATACTCGAAGCAGTGCATAAATATGCACCAGAACTTACCTCTGGCGAACTTGTTGGATACGCTCCAACGGCTGGCATTCCAAATTTGCGCGAATGTTGGAAAGAAGCAATGTTTAGAAAAAATCCTGGCTTAAGGGGAAAAAACATTTCAAATCCAATAGTTGTACCTGGATTAACAGCAGGAATTTCTTGCCTTGCAGATTTATTTATAGATGAAGATAAGCCTCTCCTCACCGCAGAGCCTTGTTGGGATAACTATGGTTTAATTGTAGAAACAAGAAGAAATTCTACGCTCCATCAGTTTAACCTTTTTGACGAAGGTGCCTTTGACCTTTTTTCATTAAAAAATGCAGTTGAAAAAGAGGCCGAAACTGGCTTTGTACGAATTCTGTTGAATTTTCCTCAAAATCCGAGCGGATATTCTCCTACAAATGCAGAAGCTGCGCAGATTGTAAAGATTATTAGAGATATTGCAGAAAACGGAGCAAGGGTTTTGGTTATAAGTGATGACGCATATTTTGGTTTAAACTACGAACACGACATTTATCCGCAATCTTTGTTTGCCGAATTTGCAAATCTTCACGAAAACATACTCGCAGTAAAAATTGACGGTCCTACAAAAGAAGATTTTGTGTGGGGATTTAGAGTTGGATTTTTAACCTTTGGCGGAAAATCGCTTAACGAAGAGCACTACGATGCCATAGAAAAAAAGGTGATGGGCTTGATTCGCTCTTCTGTAAGCTGCTCGTCTACACCAAGCCAAAGCATTGCTTTAAAAGCGTTTACAGATCCAAATATCGAAACTCAAAAAAGCAACTATCGAAAACTGCTTGAAAACCGCTATCTTGCTGTAAAGAAATTTTTGCAAACACACAAGAGCAAAAACTTAGAACCACTGCCTTTTAATTCCGGCTATTTTATGAGTTTTAGAACGAGAGTTGATGCAGAAGAGTTGAGAAAAAAATTGCTTGCAGAAAAGCAGATTGGAACAATCTCTCTCGATATTCAAACATTAAGGGTGGCGTTTTCCAGCTTAGACGAAGATATGATAGACACAGTTTATTCTGCAATCTTTGAATGTGCAGACCAGATGTAA
- a CDS encoding AAA family ATPase has protein sequence MDKNYINENHENHENHDIESFENCKKIVEECRKEASKRLIGQTHVIDGILTAFITGGHVLLEGVPGLAKTLAVKTFAEIAGMDFKRIQFTPDLLPADVSGTLIYEHESGKFSVRKGPVFTNLVLADEINRAPAKVQSALLEAMAEKQVTIGDETYPLPNPFLVLATENPIEQEGTYNLPEAELDRFLIKILIDYPSQQDEVKIVKTAGKADSIAVKKVLSAQKIKELQSLLDKVVCADKIIEYIVNIVSVTRNLNTGLKSSIAKYISFGASPRSGIALAQCAKVRAMFEGRSFVLPEDVKKCALDVLRHRLVLSYEAAADSVTADDIILQILDFVPTP, from the coding sequence ATGGATAAAAATTACATAAATGAAAATCATGAAAATCATGAAAATCATGATATTGAATCTTTTGAAAATTGCAAAAAGATAGTAGAAGAATGCCGCAAAGAAGCGTCTAAGCGTCTTATAGGTCAAACACACGTTATAGATGGAATTTTGACGGCTTTCATTACAGGCGGTCATGTTCTTTTGGAAGGCGTACCAGGATTAGCAAAAACGCTGGCTGTAAAAACCTTTGCAGAAATCGCTGGAATGGATTTTAAAAGAATTCAGTTTACGCCGGATTTGCTTCCTGCCGATGTCAGCGGAACTTTGATATACGAGCATGAAAGCGGAAAATTTTCTGTAAGAAAAGGTCCTGTTTTTACAAATCTTGTGCTTGCAGACGAAATAAACAGAGCGCCTGCCAAAGTTCAGTCTGCACTTTTGGAAGCGATGGCAGAGAAACAGGTTACAATCGGAGACGAAACTTATCCTCTCCCCAATCCATTTTTGGTTTTGGCGACAGAAAATCCTATTGAGCAGGAAGGAACTTACAATCTTCCAGAGGCGGAATTAGACAGGTTTTTGATAAAAATTCTGATTGATTATCCGAGTCAGCAGGATGAAGTAAAAATTGTAAAAACTGCTGGAAAAGCGGACTCAATCGCAGTAAAAAAAGTTTTGAGCGCACAAAAGATAAAAGAGCTTCAATCTTTGCTGGATAAGGTTGTTTGTGCGGACAAAATAATCGAATACATTGTGAATATCGTTTCTGTAACGCGCAATTTGAACACAGGTCTAAAAAGTTCTATCGCAAAATACATATCTTTTGGCGCTTCTCCGCGCTCTGGAATTGCGCTTGCGCAATGTGCAAAAGTTAGGGCAATGTTTGAAGGTCGCTCTTTTGTTCTGCCAGAAGATGTAAAAAAATGTGCGTTGGATGTTCTTCGCCATCGCCTTGTTCTTTCTTACGAGGCAGCAGCAGATTCCGTAACTGCGGATGACATCATTTTACAGATTCTTGATTTTGTTCCAACGCCTTAA
- a CDS encoding DUF58 domain-containing protein: protein MPKILTENKNQLAKKASLLNLAAKTLADSLKNGNFKSLYRGQGIEFMDVREYNFGDNIRSIDWNVTARMARPFVRRYEEDKELQVFFVLDRSFSMFSGLSKRTKIQTASEAAALLVLASLYNFSAIGAVFFDGKIRFSARAKTGSEQAMMIFKHLEETEQTLEKGSALCASLNGAYKLLKKRSFVFVISDFRTTGWEESLARLAQKNDVIALRITDTLDSELPEVGTVSFVEMESGKLSRFPTSSADFKTLWFNDNRNRVEKWRKFCLTHGVYPLQISTSEDPAFALNRFFNSRSK from the coding sequence ATGCCAAAGATTTTAACCGAAAACAAAAATCAACTCGCAAAAAAAGCTTCTCTTTTAAACCTTGCAGCAAAGACTTTGGCGGATAGCCTTAAAAACGGCAACTTCAAGTCGCTTTATCGTGGGCAGGGAATAGAGTTTATGGATGTGCGCGAATACAATTTTGGAGACAATATTCGCTCTATAGACTGGAATGTTACCGCTCGCATGGCACGCCCTTTTGTGCGCAGGTACGAAGAAGACAAGGAATTGCAGGTTTTCTTTGTACTAGACCGCTCCTTCTCGATGTTTTCAGGTTTATCAAAAAGGACAAAAATTCAAACGGCGTCCGAAGCGGCAGCCCTTTTAGTTTTGGCAAGTCTTTACAATTTTTCTGCGATTGGCGCCGTTTTTTTTGATGGAAAAATTAGGTTTTCTGCACGGGCAAAAACTGGTAGCGAACAGGCAATGATGATTTTTAAACATCTGGAAGAAACAGAACAAACTTTGGAAAAAGGTTCTGCACTTTGTGCTTCTTTAAACGGTGCATACAAACTTTTAAAAAAACGCTCGTTTGTTTTTGTAATTTCGGATTTTAGGACAACTGGATGGGAAGAATCTCTCGCAAGGCTTGCACAAAAAAACGATGTAATCGCTTTAAGAATAACAGATACCTTGGACAGCGAGTTGCCAGAAGTTGGAACAGTTTCTTTTGTGGAGATGGAAAGTGGAAAATTGAGCAGATTCCCAACATCCTCTGCGGATTTTAAAACGCTTTGGTTTAACGATAATCGAAATCGAGTCGAAAAATGGAGAAAATTTTGTTTAACGCACGGAGTTTATCCATTGCAAATTTCAACTTCAGAAGACCCGGCTTTCGCTTTAAACAGATTCTTTAACAGCAGGAGCAAATGA
- a CDS encoding VWA domain-containing protein, with the protein MLSFENPVAFLFLLVLPIFYILRFFKIFKRTAFPLTFADWQGQSFAWSSKFSGILNFFANLFIVFAYIALIFAFAEPEIHHQEKIYTSKGADILFVLDTSPSMAARDIAGLTRLEAAKQGIHTLVKNNTGASFGLVAMASEAAVIVCPTVDHKLFLQRLDSLVIGELGEGSAIGIGLSSAVYHLVSSKAPKKCIVLITDGENNAGSIHPETATELAIQNDITLYTFGIGTKGAVPIEYVDPQTGKVHSGYYESEFDSTPLEKIAYSSGGRYFGIESTQALAESLAAMGQRENVSQTFYYKSSKKLIYPYFLAFAFVLFAVSWIIRRIILKEIL; encoded by the coding sequence ATGCTTTCTTTTGAAAACCCTGTAGCATTTTTGTTTTTGCTTGTTCTTCCGATATTTTATATCCTTCGATTTTTTAAAATTTTTAAGCGAACCGCTTTTCCTTTAACGTTTGCAGATTGGCAGGGACAATCTTTTGCCTGGAGCAGTAAATTCAGTGGAATACTCAATTTTTTTGCAAATCTGTTCATAGTTTTTGCTTATATCGCTTTGATATTTGCTTTTGCTGAACCAGAAATTCATCATCAGGAGAAAATATATACTTCAAAAGGTGCTGATATTTTATTTGTTTTAGATACTAGTCCTTCTATGGCTGCCCGCGATATTGCAGGGCTTACGAGGCTTGAAGCGGCAAAACAGGGAATTCACACTCTGGTAAAGAATAACACTGGAGCTTCTTTTGGGCTTGTTGCAATGGCAAGCGAGGCGGCTGTTATTGTTTGCCCTACAGTTGACCACAAACTTTTTTTGCAGCGTCTTGATTCTTTGGTAATAGGAGAACTCGGCGAAGGTTCTGCAATCGGAATAGGTTTAAGTTCTGCGGTTTATCATCTTGTTTCGTCAAAAGCACCAAAAAAATGCATAGTTTTGATAACCGATGGCGAAAACAATGCAGGCTCAATTCATCCTGAAACGGCTACAGAACTTGCAATTCAAAATGATATAACCTTGTACACGTTTGGAATTGGAACAAAGGGTGCTGTTCCTATTGAATATGTTGACCCACAGACAGGAAAAGTCCATTCAGGATATTACGAGTCCGAATTTGATAGCACGCCGTTGGAGAAAATTGCATATTCGTCTGGCGGACGCTATTTTGGAATTGAATCCACTCAAGCACTCGCAGAATCGCTTGCAGCAATGGGTCAGCGCGAAAATGTTTCTCAAACTTTTTATTATAAATCTTCAAAAAAACTGATATATCCGTATTTTCTTGCATTTGCTTTTGTTCTTTTTGCTGTTTCCTGGATTATAAGGCGCATAATTTTAAAGGAGATTTTATAA
- a CDS encoding VWA domain-containing protein: MIAVQRPYSFLMLALLIPITIFILIRYKKVSKSFGVMYLKDSSFGKNVYKNYRQALVLRTLFRLFACVSIIFAFAGISFGRTLVPVQKSGDAVCFVFDISYSMMAKDCPGGISRLEAEKQYAFSLLERMEGNSVSVVLAKGDGIIAVPLTDDRAGIDSIIESLSPSLMSSVGSSLGSGIRAGINSFPKNISQAAHIWVFTDGDETDNSLRSALDDAARFGYSVTMIGFGTSKPVEIISGDGKTKVKTFLNAEKMIDMAALAGQRISFPEKKRSSFTGISYLAADSEGSAHVLLSQLSSNALIRETYDVQSVPRHKFFILLTILFFLASYFVSEFDLSSIVKSKNIGFVLLLCSCQFFISCKSDRATVLSGTFSWYQKKYQSATASFLRALNWAEQKNDETLKDYCAYNLASTYIMQDEYTAALERLEQVSPNAPSKLKSAVFYNLGIIANSKGDYKNARDFFKKAIVADFSNTDAKLNLEFTEHIVESKKSQQVEKQMSQASLNQDTPLSDAVFNLIQQEETERWKKLQSNKKSSSVDY; encoded by the coding sequence ATGATTGCTGTTCAAAGACCTTATTCATTTTTGATGCTTGCTCTTCTTATTCCCATAACCATTTTTATCCTAATTCGCTATAAAAAAGTTTCCAAAAGTTTTGGAGTTATGTATTTAAAAGATTCTTCGTTTGGGAAAAATGTTTATAAAAATTATAGGCAGGCACTCGTTTTAAGGACTTTATTCCGTCTTTTTGCGTGTGTAAGTATAATATTTGCTTTTGCAGGAATTTCTTTTGGTAGAACTCTCGTTCCTGTTCAAAAAAGTGGCGATGCGGTTTGCTTTGTTTTTGATATTTCTTACAGCATGATGGCAAAGGATTGTCCGGGTGGAATTTCAAGGCTTGAAGCAGAAAAACAGTACGCTTTTAGTTTGCTAGAAAGGATGGAAGGAAACTCTGTTAGCGTGGTTCTTGCAAAGGGCGACGGTATTATTGCAGTTCCGCTTACGGATGATAGGGCAGGCATTGATTCTATTATAGAAAGCCTTTCGCCTTCGCTTATGAGTTCTGTCGGTTCTTCTTTAGGAAGTGGAATTAGGGCCGGAATAAATTCATTTCCAAAAAATATAAGTCAGGCGGCTCACATTTGGGTTTTTACAGATGGTGATGAAACCGATAATTCTTTGCGCTCTGCTTTGGATGATGCCGCACGATTTGGTTATTCTGTAACGATGATTGGTTTTGGAACTTCAAAACCAGTGGAAATAATCTCTGGAGATGGAAAAACGAAGGTAAAAACTTTTTTAAATGCAGAAAAAATGATAGATATGGCGGCATTGGCTGGACAACGGATTTCTTTTCCCGAAAAAAAACGTTCGTCTTTTACAGGAATAAGTTATCTTGCCGCAGATTCTGAAGGTTCAGCGCATGTTTTGCTTTCTCAATTATCGTCTAACGCTCTGATAAGGGAAACTTACGACGTTCAAAGCGTTCCAAGGCACAAGTTTTTTATACTTTTGACAATCCTCTTCTTTTTGGCTTCTTATTTTGTAAGCGAATTTGACCTTTCTTCAATCGTAAAATCAAAAAATATCGGTTTTGTGCTTTTGTTGTGTTCTTGTCAGTTTTTTATATCCTGCAAATCCGATAGGGCAACCGTGCTTTCAGGAACATTTAGTTGGTATCAGAAAAAATATCAAAGTGCAACGGCGAGCTTTTTACGCGCGTTAAATTGGGCAGAGCAAAAAAACGATGAAACTTTAAAAGATTACTGTGCGTATAATTTAGCTTCAACTTACATAATGCAAGATGAATACACCGCTGCTTTAGAAAGATTGGAGCAGGTTTCTCCAAATGCGCCTTCAAAATTGAAAAGCGCTGTTTTTTATAATTTGGGAATAATCGCAAATTCAAAGGGTGATTACAAAAATGCCAGAGATTTTTTTAAAAAGGCGATTGTTGCAGATTTTTCCAATACGGATGCAAAACTCAACTTGGAGTTTACAGAGCATATTGTTGAAAGCAAGAAATCGCAACAAGTTGAAAAACAGATGTCTCAAGCGAGTTTAAACCAAGATACTCCGTTATCGGATGCTGTGTTCAATCTTATACAACAGGAGGAAACTGAACGATGGAAAAAACTACAATCAAACAAAAAAAGTTCATCCGTGGATTATTGA
- a CDS encoding Smr/MutS family protein has translation MDFGDILEQWSNEQKKASVQKKSAPSQVSHKKPNAPTAEEKAQANRLYSQTAKGQMEEDSKKTINPMELWLRRYGTVDKDKLNAESQEASKMENREYLRKMRPDARIDLHGLTRDEAWARLESFVEDCLRRGYKKIEIVHGKGIHSNGSDPVLGQMVKTFIEQNKHLGASAHNDRRHGGNGATWVLLK, from the coding sequence ATGGATTTTGGTGATATTTTAGAGCAATGGTCAAACGAGCAAAAAAAAGCTTCTGTTCAAAAAAAATCTGCACCTTCGCAAGTTAGCCATAAAAAGCCCAACGCACCAACTGCCGAAGAAAAAGCCCAAGCAAATAGACTTTATTCTCAAACTGCAAAAGGACAGATGGAAGAAGATTCAAAAAAGACGATAAATCCGATGGAACTTTGGTTACGCCGTTACGGAACTGTCGACAAAGATAAATTAAATGCAGAAAGCCAAGAAGCTTCTAAGATGGAAAATCGAGAGTATTTAAGAAAGATGCGACCTGACGCAAGAATCGACTTGCATGGTCTTACAAGAGATGAAGCGTGGGCACGGCTGGAAAGTTTTGTAGAAGATTGCCTTAGGCGCGGGTACAAAAAAATAGAAATTGTTCACGGCAAAGGAATTCACAGCAACGGCTCTGATCCTGTTTTAGGGCAAATGGTAAAAACTTTTATAGAACAAAACAAACATTTGGGTGCAAGTGCACATAACGACAGAAGACACGGCGGAAACGGGGCAACTTGGGTTCTTTTAAAATAA
- a CDS encoding J domain-containing protein, producing MDDLYSILGASKTATQEEIKNAYRKLAMKYHPDRNLGDKNSEEMFKKISSAYDVLGDETKRRQYDSYGSSQSYYGQRQSAWNTGEETYSQYGDPFWQWAQQAQKNSSNNWQYQNTYYYKNDDKKNNYSRFDWAGELFKSAGIFLVSLLFLRWSWIIIPFGPILCIAGIVSGLSGILKSLRGIFVGKSK from the coding sequence TTGGACGATTTATATTCAATTTTGGGAGCTTCTAAAACTGCAACTCAAGAAGAAATAAAAAACGCTTATAGAAAACTTGCAATGAAATATCATCCAGACAGAAATTTGGGAGATAAAAATTCCGAAGAAATGTTTAAAAAAATATCTTCTGCTTATGATGTTTTGGGCGATGAAACAAAGCGTCGCCAATACGATTCTTATGGCTCTTCTCAAAGCTATTATGGTCAAAGGCAGAGCGCATGGAACACCGGCGAAGAAACTTATTCTCAATACGGAGATCCATTTTGGCAATGGGCGCAACAAGCACAAAAAAATTCTTCTAATAATTGGCAGTATCAAAATACATATTATTACAAAAACGATGACAAAAAAAATAATTATAGCCGTTTTGACTGGGCTGGCGAACTTTTTAAAAGTGCAGGAATTTTCCTTGTGAGTCTGCTTTTTTTGAGGTGGAGCTGGATAATAATTCCTTTTGGACCGATTTTGTGCATAGCAGGGATTGTCAGTGGATTGTCTGGGATTTTAAAAAGTCTTAGGGGAATCTTTGTTGGAAAATCTAAATAA
- the infA gene encoding translation initiation factor IF-1: MAKEEAIEVEGVVKEALPNTMFRVELKNGGHVIMAHLSGKMRKHYIRIVPGDSVKVALSPYDLNRGRIIFRER, encoded by the coding sequence GTGGCTAAAGAAGAAGCGATAGAAGTTGAAGGCGTTGTTAAAGAAGCGTTGCCAAACACTATGTTCAGAGTTGAATTAAAGAATGGCGGACATGTGATTATGGCTCATCTTTCTGGCAAAATGAGAAAACACTACATCAGGATAGTTCCAGGAGACAGCGTCAAAGTTGCTCTCTCCCCTTACGATTTAAACCGCGGACGAATAATTTTCCGCGAACGCTAA
- a CDS encoding TraR/DksA family transcriptional regulator produces MDNSFIEKMKEQLLTQKSTILASLAAQNEDYKKIIESGESGDEIDVASDVVDGRLLESLGAQDSNRLNMINSALDRIKQGSYGKCLMCKKDIPQERLEAIPYAFLCINCQSQNERQNK; encoded by the coding sequence ATGGATAATTCATTCATTGAAAAAATGAAAGAGCAGTTGCTTACACAAAAAAGCACTATTTTGGCTTCGCTTGCTGCGCAGAATGAAGATTATAAAAAGATTATAGAATCTGGTGAATCTGGAGATGAAATAGATGTTGCGTCTGACGTTGTAGACGGAAGACTTCTTGAATCTTTGGGAGCACAGGATTCCAATCGATTGAATATGATTAACAGCGCTTTAGACAGGATAAAGCAAGGTTCTTACGGAAAATGTCTTATGTGCAAAAAAGATATTCCACAAGAAAGACTGGAAGCGATTCCTTATGCATTTTTGTGCATAAACTGTCAGAGCCAGAACGAGCGCCAAAACAAATAG
- a CDS encoding histidinol-phosphatase has protein sequence MTQTYIKTNFHTHSTFCDGKNTLEENVLSAIDKGIKILGFSSHSTWPVWIECNMKLEDFESYCQNINFLKSKYEQKIDIRLGFEADYIETVCRPDFFAYKKFSPDFLIGSVHFLYNGEKDFSKILAVDNTPQILMDFLKTTYNNDEKKLIHHYFEQERKMLSTCNFSIIGHADLIRKFNDKIHFFDETADWYKQELKETAKAISSAGVICEVNTGAISRNWLKTPYPSQYFLTLLHERNVPIMINSDAHQAQHLDFAFEEALALVKKVGYKELAYPENNSIKTFKI, from the coding sequence ATGACACAAACATACATAAAAACAAATTTTCACACGCATTCAACCTTTTGCGACGGAAAAAACACGCTCGAAGAAAACGTTTTAAGCGCAATCGACAAGGGAATAAAAATATTGGGGTTTTCAAGCCACTCAACTTGGCCAGTTTGGATAGAATGCAATATGAAGCTCGAAGATTTTGAATCTTACTGCCAAAACATAAATTTCTTAAAATCAAAATATGAACAAAAGATAGACATAAGGCTAGGCTTTGAAGCCGACTACATAGAAACCGTCTGTCGTCCAGACTTTTTTGCATACAAAAAGTTTTCTCCAGATTTTTTAATAGGCTCGGTTCATTTTTTGTACAATGGCGAAAAAGACTTTTCAAAAATTCTCGCTGTAGATAACACTCCTCAAATCTTGATGGATTTTCTAAAAACCACATACAACAACGACGAAAAAAAACTCATTCACCATTATTTTGAGCAAGAACGCAAGATGCTTTCAACCTGTAATTTTTCAATAATCGGCCATGCGGATTTAATCAGAAAGTTCAACGATAAAATTCATTTTTTTGACGAAACAGCGGACTGGTACAAGCAGGAATTAAAAGAAACCGCAAAAGCTATAAGCAGTGCGGGCGTGATTTGCGAAGTCAACACAGGGGCAATCAGCAGAAACTGGCTAAAAACTCCCTACCCTTCGCAATATTTTTTGACCCTTCTCCACGAGCGAAATGTTCCAATAATGATAAACTCAGACGCACATCAGGCACAGCATTTGGATTTTGCCTTTGAAGAGGCGCTCGCATTAGTAAAAAAAGTTGGCTACAAAGAACTTGCATATCCAGAAAATAATTCGATAAAAACTTTTAAGATTTAA
- a CDS encoding hybrid sensor histidine kinase/response regulator produces the protein MADKSVLDEATRYLASTLHEIRTPIQTIIGTLELLKETNLDKEQHEYIRQIQFSADVLLDLANNILDFSKIRSNEFKLEYLPFNITELTEQVVDLISIEAFNRGLEIITDIDFSIPPIVIGDPVRVQQIILNLLKNAVKFTHKGYIHAELKNEKAQLLFKVTDTGIGITEEQKSKLFTNYYQGDISTYRKFGGTGLGLSISKNLVTVMKGKIGVEQNSEGGAIFWFKLPLNEAENITNFSKAEKLSIPCPQKILVVDDNSIAANSLLAHLKHLGFSNIISTNSPTQAIDILIEEEQKGSPFTLAFIDMIMPVMDGWRLGNEIHNNPKIKNAPSLYLLVPEGQMRSEAKMKMLDWFKGYLYKPFKRRRVFELLKNAFTDGTENLEELELADEDAITSLKVVDDSEVANGKKILIAEDHPVNRKLLETFVKKFGAEVYLAEDGQQAIDVIRKNPDIDLIFMDIQMPVKNGIEATEEIRKFGYDGIIVACTANNDKNDSDAYQQIGINDIIVKPFKSKTIRSVLENWATIMELPALKAITTLQPSTSESLSAWDKEDFLDTVGGDKKLAITIISTYIKQTQEILAKVDSAVEREDFIELRKIGHALSGSSATVSAKKLAEYSSRLNKAAKEGDKTACIFNINEFQHEFSQLQKLVKIYIEENRDSQQ, from the coding sequence CTTCACGAAATACGAACCCCTATCCAAACCATAATAGGAACGCTCGAGTTACTAAAAGAAACCAATCTGGACAAAGAACAACACGAATACATACGCCAAATTCAATTTAGCGCAGATGTTCTATTAGACCTTGCAAACAACATTTTAGACTTTTCTAAAATCCGCTCAAACGAATTCAAACTCGAATATTTACCCTTCAACATAACAGAACTTACAGAACAAGTTGTAGACCTAATAAGCATAGAAGCCTTTAACCGTGGGCTTGAAATAATAACCGATATAGATTTTTCGATTCCACCGATTGTTATAGGAGATCCTGTTAGAGTTCAGCAGATAATATTAAATCTCTTAAAAAATGCTGTAAAATTTACTCATAAAGGCTATATTCACGCAGAATTAAAAAACGAAAAGGCTCAACTACTTTTTAAAGTTACAGATACAGGAATAGGTATAACGGAAGAGCAAAAATCAAAACTTTTTACAAACTACTACCAAGGCGATATTTCCACCTATCGAAAATTTGGCGGAACAGGACTTGGACTTTCAATAAGCAAAAATCTCGTTACAGTGATGAAAGGAAAAATCGGCGTAGAACAAAATTCAGAAGGGGGAGCAATCTTTTGGTTTAAACTTCCGTTAAACGAAGCAGAAAACATAACGAATTTTTCCAAGGCCGAAAAACTTTCAATTCCTTGCCCACAAAAAATTCTGGTTGTCGATGACAATTCAATAGCAGCAAATTCTCTGCTCGCACATCTTAAACATTTAGGATTTTCAAACATAATTTCAACAAATTCTCCAACACAAGCAATAGACATATTGATAGAAGAAGAGCAGAAAGGCTCCCCATTTACGCTTGCCTTTATAGACATGATAATGCCTGTTATGGACGGATGGCGACTTGGAAACGAGATTCACAACAATCCAAAAATAAAAAATGCACCTTCGCTGTATCTTTTAGTACCAGAAGGACAGATGCGAAGCGAAGCAAAAATGAAGATGCTAGACTGGTTTAAAGGATATTTATATAAACCGTTTAAAAGACGCAGAGTTTTTGAACTTTTAAAAAATGCTTTTACCGATGGCACAGAAAATTTAGAAGAATTAGAGCTTGCAGACGAAGATGCAATAACTTCTTTAAAAGTCGTCGACGATTCTGAAGTTGCAAACGGAAAAAAGATTTTAATTGCGGAAGACCATCCAGTAAATCGAAAATTGCTTGAAACTTTTGTAAAAAAATTTGGTGCAGAAGTCTACCTTGCAGAAGACGGCCAGCAAGCAATAGATGTTATAAGAAAAAATCCCGACATCGATTTAATTTTTATGGACATACAGATGCCTGTAAAAAACGGAATTGAAGCGACAGAAGAAATCAGAAAATTTGGCTACGACGGAATAATAGTAGCCTGCACCGCAAACAATGACAAAAACGACTCTGATGCATATCAGCAGATAGGAATAAACGACATAATAGTAAAACCCTTTAAAAGCAAAACAATAAGAAGCGTTTTAGAAAATTGGGCAACAATAATGGAATTGCCTGCTTTAAAGGCAATAACAACCCTTCAACCTTCTACATCAGAATCGCTTAGCGCTTGGGACAAAGAAGATTTTTTGGACACAGTAGGAGGCGACAAAAAACTCGCAATAACCATAATTTCAACCTACATAAAACAGACTCAAGAAATTTTGGCAAAGGTAGACAGCGCGGTTGAAAGGGAAGATTTTATAGAATTAAGAAAAATAGGTCATGCACTTTCTGGCTCTTCTGCAACAGTAAGCGCAAAAAAACTTGCAGAATATTCAAGCCGCCTCAACAAAGCAGCAAAAGAAGGCGACAAAACCGCTTGCATCTTTAACATAAACGAATTTCAACACGAATTTTCGCAATTACAAAAACTTGTAAAAATATACATAGAAGAAAATCGAGATTCACAACAATGA